tacccaagtgttaaactcacttattaatgaaactttgccagcttgtagagctcgtcgagctgaacacgcctataccccgtTTTGTGGGCAGACgactaattgtttaaaagatattaataattaaagttagttactacttacattgagaagtatgacagactcacacatacaactcgcaatctagaaatccacggttcaaatccttgattccgaacatttctttttttttttaatgataatttgtctctttttgaataactattacataaaaattgtcataaaaaaaatttttttgggAACCAAGGACCTTTAAATCGCAAGTCACGGATCTGCTCCGTGGTTAAAgacatgactcgcaatctaaaggtcctcggttcaaatcctggGTTTCcggtttttttttctcatgATAATTTTTAggtaataattattcaaaaagagacaaattatcattaaaaaaaaaacagtgttgggaaccaaggatttgaaccgtggatctctagattgcgagttgtgtgtgtgagtttgtcatacttcagtatgtaaggagtaactaactgtaattattaatatcttttaaacaattagccgtctgccccccaaagggggtataggcgcgttctacaagctggcaaagtttcattaataagtaaGTGTAACACtcagttaattaattttaactcTATTCGCAAAAAGGAAATCCACTTTCGTGCTCTTGCGGAATGTTGTGGTTGCGAGGGTGGTTGCAGCAGGCATCCTCCGAGGGTCCAAGGTGTGCCGATGGATCTTTGTTCAAAGAAATTCGATTGTCTCGCCAGGATTGTCAAAGAGAACGACAGATCGATCCGATTCACCCTGGCTGCGAGGCTGAGCTGATCGATTCTGCACCTTACCCTGTTTCCTCTTCCAGTAAGTAAAAAAATCTTTAATCAGTACATTCTTAatacttaaaataattaataaaaacattCTCAGTATATGGAGCAACAGAAATGGTACCCCTTCGCTTGAACCTAAAAGAGCCATCCGTGGAGAATCCTCCCAACCCTCAGGATTTTGATTACCTCGACGAGTATCCTGAAGAAACGATGAATATATCAACGTCCACGCAAACCGCGATTACTATACCACCAGAAATTGTACAAATGACCCAAACAACAGAGAAAGTTCAGTTACAAACGAACGGTACCATTCCAATAAAGAAGAACCCTCTGATGCCTCCTTCCCCTAGCAGTTCCGGTTTCACCTTCTTCGGTGTGCCTTTGCCTAGTTTGAATTTTAACCTTTGGGGAAATTCGGGGAGGAAATCGGAGAGGAAGAATTCCGAAAGACCCGGAAGAGGACGGTATAGAACGTTTCCACCCACGGAACCAGAGATCCACAGGGGTGGTTTTGTTCCTCTGCCTCGAGGACAGGGTGGTTTCGTGCCGATCCCTGATCCAAGATTAACTTACGAGAGACaggttaataaaaatgaaagtttgAGAGGTCAGAATTCTAATATCACGCAGGAGGAGCGGAAGCGATGGAAAAATGGAAATGGTACTGTGGTGAAGGTTGAAAGGACTCATCCTAGGACAAACAAACCCAAGGTGGAAATTAAAGAGAGGGAAGAATTGTCCACGGTGGCAGCCAATCAGCCTGATTCTCGATGGCAAATGCCTGGAGTTAAAAAAAGCAGGTAAATGAATGGAAAATGACTCTTTAGAGATTATAAGGCATGTAACTATggtttaattttcttctacaGTACTTCTTCCATAAATTCAACGAGAACGTTAGATTCCAGCACTGCAGCTGATGAATCTCCTCAAGAAGCGAACGAAACAACAGCGTCTTTAGAGATTCATGATGATGACCCTTCAGAGGCGAacaaaaaatcaattaaaGTGGAAGAGAAGTCGCAAGAAGTCGCGAGTAGAATAGTGTGGACCACCCCTGGAACCATGCTGGAGACTACGAAAGATGATTTGGTTATAGAATCATCCACAAATGTGatgaaaaatgagaaaagtAGGTTTTGGGACTCTGAGGCAGTTGAATTGCAAGAAACTTCCACCATAGATCCTCGAAACGAATCTATAGGTACAAATACAGATGATTCTAGTAGCGTTGTAACAGAACGATCACCTTTTCATTCATCCTTCTtagagaataaaaagaaatcttcGACGTCTCAGTTGCCCCGAGAAACAGAAGCATCAGCTCTTTCAGCGTTTCTGGTTCCAGGAGGTCAGGTACCTTCTTCAGTACCAAATTTGCGTCCATTAGGTAGGCCAACGATCACGAAGGTTCCTTCGCCACGTATCGGTCTCTCGGCTGAAGACGAGAAACAGAAGTCCGTGGCTGAAGCTGTTCAACGAAACGTGAAAGACGAAGAGAAGAACATCGAGAAAGACGGATCTTCAAACGAAAATGCTGAAGTCATCGAAGACAATTCGTTCAATTGGTACTTTCAGCATTACAATGACACGAATTTAGAACCCTTTGTAGGTATTGCTTACAGCGAAGGTGCGAAGACAAGTGCGCGTCGATGGACTTTATTGGGTCAAATGTGTCTTATTTTGTACACTGtagtataaaagaaaaaacatgGATGATTAAGTGTTTTcaacaattaatttattaaataagtaATACTTAAATTCTTCTTACTCCATTCATTTTTTAGAAAGAAGAACTAAGGCATTCTGTAAGTACTTCATGGAAGATGAGTCAAGTGATCTATTGATTAGAACaagtttgcaaattaatgtGCAATTTAGGATTTTTTTAGTTAAACAGAAGTGTAGAGGAAGAAGTATTTCGCCATTTGCCTTGTTTGCACATATCTTCCTTAGGTGAAGACAAGAGGTCGTAGATTAGGCTCTTCTCGTCTCTCCTAGGGTTTTCTCTAAATTCTCCCCAAACCAAAAGCAAATGGCGATTGATTTCTCATCTTAAACTTCCCCTTAACTAAAAAAAGCTCCCACTGCACCCAAATATCCGTAAATTACAAAGAAATGCACGATCAATAAGGtgcaattaattttgattttcataGATCCTTCGTGTggcaatgaaaaataaataaaatcatgAATTCAATGATCGAGTTTTTTgttgtttttattaataacgTAGTGTATTATTTATGAAAGCTTAAGTTCTTTAGAAAATATGTCTGTAATATCTAAAAATGTATACGTTATTGAGAATCTTATGTGGTATCCTCGATGTTctttagaaaattttgataCATTCAAGTGAACCGTGAATGATTACTGAACAATGCTTGATTTAGATAAAAATCACCAAATTATTATCGATGACGATACATTATATAAAAGTTACGGGCAGTTTGAAGCAGTTGCTCATTCCTAACGATAGGAGGGAACGATTATCAGTAAACACAATCACTATGTTATGCCATGTAAAAATTACTTTACACTAAAATTTGTGATAATTCTGTAATGTGTTTACTAAATAGATCTTtatataccgcagttcaccagagtccataactgcgaaaagaccaattttcgttcttcgcgcatctccagtgcgcatcttcgccctgattggcgatactcctAAACGAAGAggaaagcgattagcagagagctcgctgcattcccccaccatcttccaacctgcgcgtcgcagttatggactcttgtgaactgcggtatataTGGAAATATTGTAACTGCATTCCCACTATCATACCCTTCATCTAATGTACCTTTTTTAAACTCTTACTGTGTTGGAACACATTGAGAATAAGATTATCAgtgtttatttctttttttttttggtgtTAACTTGAAATGCAGACCATCTGATAGCACAAAATACATTTGTACATGTATAAACAAACTTTATAAGTTTCGTGAACTTTTGCAAGATTAACAGTCTCAATCACACAAATAAGTCTTAATTTCACTTTATTCACTGACTTTTAGCTTTTGCCTTTTCTTTCTCatcctttttctcctcttctttcttctcatCTTTTTTCGTCTCTTTCTTatctgtttcctttttttcagcATCACggtttgttaatttattattaatcaaattatgtAAAGCCACTATTGATCTAACGAGCGCCGCGAGATATACGACTAACATTTGATCGTTTGTTTTCACGTACAGCGAATCGACAAAACTAGATTGTGTCATATCAGGTAGTAAGTTAAAAATGTCCTGAAGTTGATATACAATTTGATGATTTATGGGCAATTTACCACTACCGACTTGAAGCAAATAATCTCTAATTTCCCTAATTTGTTCATGTAGACCTTTCAAACCAAGTAACTGGTTTGTAATTCTCTGACTTAAAGTACCAACAGTGGTATCCTTAATATCCCTCAGTAAATGTTCTACACCTACTTCCTCTGCTTCCTCCGCACCAATTTCACTAGGGATATGCTCAAAAGTTTTTGATGTTGGTGAACCATCCTATAAACAATACCATGATGATTATAATACAGGATCCAAAAATCAATAGCATGTTAGGCAAACCATGATTCTTACATCATGAACTTCTTCGACTGCTTGATATGCTTCTGTTGGAAGACCAAGGTCCTTAGGTTTGGCATCAATGATGACCAAAACTGAGTTAGGACAATATCTTCTAATGAGTTCATTAATTGCAACATCATTTTGATGTAGTTTAGGTCCAGTGTGATACCATCCTACCACTTTCTCACGGGCTAAAATGAGATCAAATGTTAAAACcaagtttcatttatttaattcagtTTATCAGATTCAGTAGTGCTTAccattaacttttttaaacaTTCCATACATATTTTCTAAGTAATCATGATCAAGAAACCACACACTTTTATCCTTATCATCCTCATCAAAGGGCACtgtaaataagaaataataatgattaaatcaaagtttttatttaattcaagaATTTCGTACTGGAAAGTACAGTAATTTGAAAAGGAAGCGATAGAAAGTGGCATAGTGATTCTAACCTGCAAAACTGTTTGACACGTCTAAGACACCTTTGGCTCTCCAGCATCCCAAAAGAACACCTACAACTCTTTTTTGATTACCAATTTTTCCCATGCGATTAAAATGGTCCACCACGCTTAGTAAAACCAAAGGGTGAACCACTACTTTCGTAGTTACAACCTCTTGACTCGGCATTTTTGAGCAGATTCTTTCACTCTCCCCAATGAACGTAGCTGCAGCAGAAACAACATCCGAGTCATTCCATAGTCATTCATGAAAGACCCTTTAAAACGTATGAAAGTAaacaataatgaaaaattttataaatcatatatttatttgaaaaaaagaagcaaaagTTGATAATGATATCTACAAAGCTTAATAAATTATAGTATAATTGTTAGAATATTTTTCCAACGGACTTAAAGTCTAACATATTCTTCTGCATGATCATCATGAAATCCCTTcccttatttttatattttgaagagtgatattaaaaagataaagacttaagtttaatttaaacaattatacaaataattttccttttaagTTGGATAGGAATTTAAAGTTTGCAGCACTGCCGAGTAAACACGTTGTTCCGCAAGTGAACCTACCGCTTGCTGAAATCATTGAAAGGTATTTTTGATTAAGATCATTGAAGTTTTCCAATTAGTTCTGGTAAATACAGCGCTGATAAGAATAAAATGGgtgtatatacattttttaagaataatttaattgattttatttgAGGAAACGTCAACATCTTCCATGTTCTTTACACGCTGCTGCCTGCAGCAGGCTTGCCAACTTACATTACAAAGAAAATGGCGCGAGATCTTCAATGATATTCCATTTTTAGAAGAAATTCTTAAAGAATTCTCAAATCTAcatttattaactttttaacAATACAATCAAATTTTGTTATAGTATGTCGAAACCAATAGTGTTTGTAACCGGAAACGCAAAGAAGCTGGAGGAATTCGTGGCCATCTTGGGGAAGAATTTTCCACGAGAAATCACCAGCCAAAAGATTGATCTTCCAGAATATCAGGGAGAAATCGATGATATTTGTCGAAACAAATGTAAAGCAGCAgctaatttaataaaaggCCCAATAATCATCGAAGACACATGTTTGTGTTTTAATTCGATGAAAGGTTTGCCTGGACCTTACATCAAATGGTTCTTAGAAAAACTAGGACCAGAAGGTCTTTACCAAATGTTACACGGTTGGGAAGATAAATCAGCGGAGGCGGTTTGCACCTTCGCTTATTGCAATGGAGAACCGGAAGATCCGGTAATATTGTTTCAGGGTCGAACTCAAGGAACCATCGTGAGTCCTCGAGGACCACGAGACTTTGGTTGGGACCCCTGTTTCCAACCCCTGGACAACGACAAAACTTATGCAGAATTACCAAAAGAAGTGAAGAATCAAATTTCTCATCGAAGCAAAGCGctggaaaaattaaaagaatattttatgaaaaatactCAATGATGTTCCGGGGGAAAcagtattaatttatttctatatatatttatagtaattactgtgtattttatttaataaatgattaagtaTCACTGAAAAACACGGTCAGCATGTTGACCCAGCAAATATTCTTGTCATTATCAAATTAACGTTAAAAACATATTCGGATGATAGTCGATGGACCCTGTTTTCAGTTTAATAATctaaatatacatacaatgTTTATTATTGTATCTACGTAATTTCCTCATTTTGGAttctaattgtaatttatagaACGAGCTTATTGTTTTCAATTATTGAATGAAAATACAGCTGGACGATTAATTAACTTTTGTATAATTAGTAAACCTTGacttataaatattcatatgTTTATCAGTTTTACAAAATGATGcaataatttataacatttGCTTATACTTCCTTTAtcggtgaaaataaaaaattcgatTTGATCGAATTTCAATGGACGTCCACGCGAATGGGATGTAggtaatatataaataactttAATTTGTTTATGTTGAATAATGTTATCGTTGCAAAGATGCGTTTGTACATTAACGTTGATCGTTGCGAATGATGGTAAACATGCAATCGTTCCCGATTCGTTGCTTTTTCTGAACGTTTACGATAAAGTTAATTAAACCCGTTAATCAACAATGCTTGCAACacaataatttatatgtacAAAAGCAATCGCGAGGAAAGTTTCCAATCACTCTGTCACACTTTTTTATTGtagagaaattaataataaagcCGACTTATTGATTATATTGTAAGGTCATGATCGAACGATAGAACAATTGATCGGACTGCAGTGTTATCGAAAAGAAGATTATTTTAATGAGAATTGCAGTAAAGTTCATACGCAGAACCGTTTGTTATAATACTCTCGTTGTAACATCATTGAAACTACTATGCACTTTCGCTCGGTATTTTATGCAAATTCGGTACGCTGCTGTTAAATTTATTagcgaagagaaaaagaatgaaaacgTAGTGAACAGAACACGATTATGCTTTCGAATCTTTCGAATTATCAGCTATTAAAAAAAGATGAGAAAAGTGCAAGCTGTCaggtatttttatattccattCACGTAGTAAAAGTAAGTTTGCGACGATGGTCGAACGGGTTATCTTTTGCATTGATTACACCGGTACAGCCAGTTCATAACACCCTTTGGTGAGGGGTTATCGATACACTTGCACTTTCTTCTTCTACCGGTATTTACCCGGTTGCTCGCCTTATAAAAGGAGGATGCTGGTCCGTACAGCTACCAGTCTGTCTTCAAGGGGTTACATGATGAATACCCTAATCGGTAAGTGGCAAGAGGAAAGGAAATTCAGTCTCGCCTTTCTTCCATTCTCAAAacgaaaattataattcaaatccAAAATGTACAATACGATAAAGAATCTCTTATTTTTCAGTGCTATTGGGAATTATAGCGGCGGCTGTCGCCGTGCCAGGTaattggataaatgaaacattagATGATCCCAAAAATGCTGTTGTGATAGCAACTTCATTAAATAATCATTGCAGCCCAGTTTCCTCGTGGAAAAGCGGTGGTGTACAAGTACAATGCCGACATGAAGGCGGGTGCCTTGCACCCGGCTGATTCCGCGTCCCAATTCGGCATCGAGTGTCGTCTTACAGTGAAGCACAGCAATGATCCAACCCTGAAGAACGCTTACCTCGTCGCCATGACCGATGTGAAGCATGGTCTGTACAATGGACGTGTGATGCACTTCGACACTGTCAGCAGTGTTTCACCCATTCCGGATGCTGCTAAAGATATCCAGAATCCTTTCATGATCGTCTATGACGAAAACGCACGTGTAAGTACCTTAAAATCGAAAGTCATCTTGAGAATGAATTAGAAAGAtcgtttttatataaatgaTTTTCAGCTGCAAGGTATAAAAGTGAAGGACAACGAGAGCACATGGTCGGTGAACATCAAAAAGGCCATTGCATCCGCGATGCAGTTGGATCTGGTCAACATCCAAATGACCAGCCCGATGGTGCCGCACAGTTTCATCAGTAAGGAGGTAGGTAACGACTGATGGGAACATCCTTGGATTTTGGTTAATGTTCTCTTTGGTTGTTACCACTAGAACACCATCCATGGCAGCTGTCAGGTAGCTTACAGCGTGAGTCCGAAATACGATGAGGATACAGCGCAAAATGTCTTCATGGTCACGAAGATGCACGAGCCGGAGAACTGCACGAATTTCGTTCATCTTAAGCATAGCCATGACGAGACGGAGAAATGCCATTTACCAGAGGAGgtatttataatattgtttttcgataaattatttgtactaacgttaaaataattgttttgtTTCATAAAGAGTGGCACGACCAGTGTCAGCAAACGAAACTTCGAAATCGAGAACCAAGGCAACGCGATcctcattaaaaaattaattgctcATGGAAGCATTCAGTACATACCGTTCCAGTCCCACTCCGAGGGTCATTTCATTATGTCAAAGTAATAGAAGGGTTTCAAATTTGCAACCATTTTATGTgtgattattttatatttaaataagcACTTATTCCTTGCAGTCAAACGTTCATCCTTGAGGATGTTGTTCCGGAGAGCAACGTTCAGTTACTGTCAGACAATTTAAACGAAGCTTcaattattcataatttcacCTACTCTGAACCCAAGTCAGAGTACGTCCCAGGAGCTGACACAGATGTAACTCACGGTAGACACGTCGTGAACCCGGACCAAATTGTTCCCAAAGTCAAAAAGATGTTGGACGAAGCTGCCGATTATTTAAAAGAGAATCAGATTAAAGAGAAACCCGCAGACTGGAAATACGGTCAAACAATCAACAGGATCTTGCATCTGATGAGATTCTTAAACGTGCAGTCCTTTGAGCAAATATTCAGTGAATTTCAGGATGCCACCGGTAGCAAACAAACCACGATGAAGTACGTAATATCTATACTGATGTATCCAATATCGTCCtgacataaatatttttttacagaaaCATTTTCCTGGGAGCAGTGCCGAACGTAGGAACCACAGCTTCCTGCTACTTCGTGCGAAACGTAATCCGTAGGAACATGATCTCAGCCCAAAAAGCCATCGCGATGCTGGCTGTTCTTCCAATGCACGTGAAGCATCCTTCCCAAGATCTGCTTTTGCAGATGGAACCTCTCCTCCGTCTTTCAGACTCCCTTGAAGTTAAAAAGGCTGGCATATTATGCTTTGCTACCTTGATACACAAGACCTTCAAGCACGAAGAGGGCGAAGTGAAGCATCCACTTGTGAACAAATGGTTGGATGATTTCATGGATCATATCGAAGGTAGCTGCATTTCTTATTTCATCAAACGATAGAAGGTTGATGGACCTTTCGAATGTTTAACGATAATTTCATAGATGAGCAATCGCAGGAGATGAAGACGGTGTACATGATGGCGATGAAGAACGTCTGTCTAAAGGATATCTTGAAACGTTTGGAACCGATCGTGAAAGGCGAGGTCCAAATCGGTCAGGGTTATCAAATTCGTCTGCAAGCCATTTTCGCTGTCAAGAAAGTGATCACCTATCTTCCGGAACGCGCTCACAATTTACTCTGGCCGGTCCTTGCCAATGTCAAACTTCCGGTTGAGCTCAGAATCGTTGCCTACGACGTGTTGATGCATCATTTCCCTTACACCGCGCGTTTCATGAACATGTACTGGTTCATGGTGCACGAGAAGAACGAACACCTGTACAACTACCATATGAGCACCATCAAGGGAATCGCCGAATCGGTGGACCCTTGTCTGATGCCAGTTCGTGAAATGGCTaagaaaatgttaaaattcACAAGAACGAGGCACGTGCCTGGTCCACTGTCCACCAAACTCCATTTCGATTATGTAGATGAGAAATTCGGGTATGGCGAAGCTTGGAAGACCTCTTTGATTCTCAACACAATGACAGGACTTCCGGAAATCGGTTCGTTCGAGCAGTTCTCGATTTTTGGTCGCAAACCTACTAACAAATGGGGAGTGAGTATCTTGATTCCATTATTctaatttaatcataattaagGTAAAGTGGAGCAAGTGCAGATTGATTTTTGCAAAGTTGGAATTTAAACCTATGCATTTTCAATCTGTCGGTATCAAACGCATTGCACAGTTATTACTGTTTAATTCATATTAAGTAGGACCTTAATTTTCCTTGTaaagaagaaacaaagaatttttaaatgttcGTTATGAGTTTCATTATGCAGATTCTGAGAAgctgttttttaattattacttccttaataatgatataaaattttctttcagtGTTTCATGTTTTACATTTCGAGAACGACAGTAAaccaaataatttttatttgacaCTGATATACATAGTTAAATGCTCTAATTATAACACAGCAATAGCATGGTGAAGGTGGTAACGTGCATTGCGAAGTAAAATCgcctcaagggcacttttgaccatcttatcctgctatactcTTTTTAGTTTGATAGGAAATTGTACAAAATGTCAGCTACTCTGGCTCATATTAACGCTTAACAGATTACTACATATTATCTATGAAAATTTCGCTcaaattataacaaaaataatcGGTATATGCTCTTGCCCCATTTGCGAACTTACCCTACTTTACCCTATGTACATTATTTATCTTCGTTTCTTCATCATAGATCCACTGGCACGTCGGAGGCTTATCCGAAATCAtaagagaaataaagaaagatgTGCTCGGACAAGCTGTAGACGTAATTACCAACGAAAACGTGAAGAAAATGTTGTCCGAGGCAGCCACTACTGTACCTGTTAACAATAACATCGACATATGCATGCTCTTAACATTGAACAACAACGTTGTTACAACCTTCCATGCCGACAAGGCGGACTGGAAGAAGATGCTGGACGCATTGAAAGACTGGAAGAGTCTGGTCAACAAGCATCTGGATAACTTCAATTGGGAGCAGGTTACTTACGACACTCATTTCGAGATGCACGTACCCACCGATCTCGGAATGCCAACTGTTTTGTTCACGAAAATGCCCTGGGTCGATTCCCTAAAGGTCCACGCTGTTTTATCGGAACAATCGAGCGCTGTCAACTTGAAATTGCAAATGAAATACACAGCCTGGAAGCACGGTGAACACGCTATGTCCCTCTACAACCCCATCGCCGATGTTTGGCACTCTGTTCGTAAAACAGCGGCCCTCGATTTTGTTCTACCGATTGACATGAGCGTTTCTTACTACCCAGAAACGAACAGCGTGAAAGTAACACTGCCAAGATTGCCCACCACAGAATTCTCTATCGCTGGAATGTTGACTTCAGCGAAGAGCTTCGTGACAGTCACCGATGACGAGACAAACGCTCTGGTGAATAGTTGTCCCAAGTGCCAACAATACGAAGTCATTACCAACAATGTCGACAAGAAAACGTACAAGAACATTATGGATTCCCAGGACACTGGTCTTCAGTGCACCATGGTGGTATACCATTGCGAGAACAACCTCACTCCTGTTCCACCCATCAGCGAATGGCAAGAAGTATTCTGGAACAAGAATACCATGTAggtattttaaagaaattctaTGAAGGGATAGGGTAATGATAATCGTGTTTATGGTGCAGGAATATGAAGGTGCAAACGATGATGATGCAAATGATGATGGCAACCCGTCAGGTGATGACAAACAATATGATCAACTCACAGGATGCAACCTGCTCGAATCTGATTAAAGTTGAGCCAAGT
The sequence above is drawn from the Osmia bicornis bicornis chromosome 14, iOsmBic2.1, whole genome shotgun sequence genome and encodes:
- the LOC114876822 gene encoding 26S proteasome non-ATPase regulatory subunit 7, with amino-acid sequence MPSQEVVTTKVVVHPLVLLSVVDHFNRMGKIGNQKRVVGVLLGCWRAKGVLDVSNSFAVPFDEDDKDKSVWFLDHDYLENMYGMFKKVNAREKVVGWYHTGPKLHQNDVAINELIRRYCPNSVLVIIDAKPKDLGLPTEAYQAVEEVHDDGSPTSKTFEHIPSEIGAEEAEEVGVEHLLRDIKDTTVGTLSQRITNQLLGLKGLHEQIREIRDYLLQVGSGKLPINHQIVYQLQDIFNLLPDMTQSSFVDSLYVKTNDQMLVVYLAALVRSIVALHNLINNKLTNRDAEKKETDKKETKKDEKKEEEKKDEKEKAKAKSQ
- the LOC114876823 gene encoding inosine triphosphate pyrophosphatase is translated as MSKPIVFVTGNAKKLEEFVAILGKNFPREITSQKIDLPEYQGEIDDICRNKCKAAANLIKGPIIIEDTCLCFNSMKGLPGPYIKWFLEKLGPEGLYQMLHGWEDKSAEAVCTFAYCNGEPEDPVILFQGRTQGTIVSPRGPRDFGWDPCFQPLDNDKTYAELPKEVKNQISHRSKALEKLKEYFMKNTQ
- the LOC114876824 gene encoding vitellogenin-5-like; the encoded protein is MLVRTATSLSSRGYMMNTLIVLLGIIAAAVAVPAQFPRGKAVVYKYNADMKAGALHPADSASQFGIECRLTVKHSNDPTLKNAYLVAMTDVKHGLYNGRVMHFDTVSSVSPIPDAAKDIQNPFMIVYDENARLQGIKVKDNESTWSVNIKKAIASAMQLDLVNIQMTSPMVPHSFISKENTIHGSCQVAYSVSPKYDEDTAQNVFMVTKMHEPENCTNFVHLKHSHDETEKCHLPEESGTTSVSKRNFEIENQGNAILIKKLIAHGSIQYIPFQSHSEGHFIMSNQTFILEDVVPESNVQLLSDNLNEASIIHNFTYSEPKSEYVPGADTDVTHGRHVVNPDQIVPKVKKMLDEAADYLKENQIKEKPADWKYGQTINRILHLMRFLNVQSFEQIFSEFQDATGSKQTTMKNIFLGAVPNVGTTASCYFVRNVIRRNMISAQKAIAMLAVLPMHVKHPSQDLLLQMEPLLRLSDSLEVKKAGILCFATLIHKTFKHEEGEVKHPLVNKWLDDFMDHIEDEQSQEMKTVYMMAMKNVCLKDILKRLEPIVKGEVQIGQGYQIRLQAIFAVKKVITYLPERAHNLLWPVLANVKLPVELRIVAYDVLMHHFPYTARFMNMYWFMVHEKNEHLYNYHMSTIKGIAESVDPCLMPVREMAKKMLKFTRTRHVPGPLSTKLHFDYVDEKFGYGEAWKTSLILNTMTGLPEIGSFEQFSIFGRKPTNKWGIHWHVGGLSEIIREIKKDVLGQAVDVITNENVKKMLSEAATTVPVNNNIDICMLLTLNNNVVTTFHADKADWKKMLDALKDWKSLVNKHLDNFNWEQVTYDTHFEMHVPTDLGMPTVLFTKMPWVDSLKVHAVLSEQSSAVNLKLQMKYTAWKHGEHAMSLYNPIADVWHSVRKTAALDFVLPIDMSVSYYPETNSVKVTLPRLPTTEFSIAGMLTSAKSFVTVTDDETNALVNSCPKCQQYEVITNNVDKKTYKNIMDSQDTGLQCTMVVYHCENNLTPVPPISEWQEVFWNKNTMNMKVQTMMMQMMMATRQVMTNNMINSQDATCSNLIKVEPSIVYPTSAVDLTGKISVQNFETDKMHVVNSQRIDVRGTMDAKPASNNERIRWDANLNIRMNQGHVNNTMKAVITRSGRPDKTALKICIDGQTDYPVIESDILKIDSFKKEVYTKVKLSMGQTKDDKCVHDDMDLMIFVKGELSEEQRKQMQNDKLNGSCVKHITNPLLNPEGTYVPKTWECVHEAIMHSTLRKYLVEITSKKAQLPAILHLLHDMHSIVSLHQLDSRNLNFVLEFPVLSDSLNVALITPDQEQRHLTQLPWGHPVWNGLMVNTHFSTPALYKYLNNQIKMCTILPKVLLTFDNGTILSDASDTWTLLVGNHIEKSFAVTTKLVRNSKMDVKIFVGEHEMEIANTDSGIVVTVDQKVVDQERGVMVPENQPESFAMKLTNNYKHLIVQSQRVPLMVAHTPTSVTVFLGTYLQGQIVGRCGSMNGTYHSVLPPLHTAAQL